Proteins encoded together in one Rana temporaria chromosome 6, aRanTem1.1, whole genome shotgun sequence window:
- the LOC120942777 gene encoding taste receptor type 2 member 40-like, whose protein sequence is MSPDFSFLVSSVLGLVLAIPSNTCIVMGNLDIIRKKGKLSPSDVIFLGKGIVNIPLQCVLSLQAMLYVLCPEIFFTRQVFVFMNTLVFFLTYYNFWLTFWLSAHYCTSITNLSYGFFIWIKRIVSNFLSHLLFLTALGVFIVTVPGFWVVYEESVPSSENSTEDSITRLWSSNSHFVPANALGCILPFCLSLLCLVLTFSFLLRHVLRVKNNDSGSTRPNLQAHVTALRTIFFLLLISTFFFVSQLAMFLRSSSLLLAEIIWNLRTLSPSAEAAIIFQASNKLRRIILQKLFTRSRRNTET, encoded by the coding sequence ATGTCTCCGGACTTCTCTTTTTTAGTCTCTTCAGTCTTGGGACTGGTCTTAGCAATCCCTTCTAACACTTGTATTGTGATGGGTAATCTGGACATCATCAGAAAGAAAGGGAAGTTGAGTCCCTCCGATGTGATCTTTCTGGGGAAGGGAATTGTGAATATTCCACTCCAGTGTGTGCTGAGTCTACAGGCAATGCTCTATGTCTTGTGTCCAGAAATCTTCTTCACTAGACAAGTATTTGTATTTATGAACACATTAGTGTTCTTCCTAACATATTACAACTTCTGGTTGACCTTCTGGCTCTCGGCTCATTACTGTACCAGCATCACCAATCTCAGCTATGGGTTCTTCATCTGGATAAAGAGAATTGTGTCCAATTTCCTGAGTCACCTTCTATTCCTGACAGCACTTGGGGTGTTCATTGTGACTGTCCCCGGCTTCTGGGTTGTGTATGAAGAAAGTGTCCCCTCTTCTGAGAACAGTACAGAAGACTCTATTACCAGACTCTGGTCCAGTAATTCCCATTTTGTGCCTGCAAACGCCCTAGGCTGCATTCTTCCATTCTGCCTTAGTCTTCTGTGTCTGGTCCTCACTTTCTCCTTTCTGCTCAGACACGTCTTGAGGGTGAAGAATAACGACTCGGGATCAACACGTCCAAATCTTCAGGCTCATGTCACGGCACTGAGGACAATCTTCTTCTTACTTCTCATTTCCACATTCTTCTTCGTGTCCCAATTGGCTATGTTTCTTCGAAGCTCCTCATTGTTATTAGCTGAAATCATTTGGAATTTACGAACATTATCTCCATCGGCTGAGGCCGCCATCATCTTCCAGGCCAGCAACAAGCTTAGAAGGATCATTCTGCAAAAATTATTTACCAGAAGCCGGAGGAACACAGAGACTTAA